The Ranitomeya imitator isolate aRanImi1 chromosome 8, aRanImi1.pri, whole genome shotgun sequence genome window below encodes:
- the CDKN2C gene encoding cyclin-dependent kinase 4 inhibitor C produces the protein MKKRGGCRNICSSRVPGGGSFFTSIYYDPPISSEPRLSACSCHALITLCPAPDLCPGPQPSMAEPLADLMSTAAARGDLEQLEDLLQRTPNVDALNRFGRTALQVMRLGCPAIASLLLRRGADPNLQDSSGFSVLHDTARAGFQDTLQILLDFHADVNLQDKDGNIALHLAAKEGHLHMVQYLVLHTDTVVTHRNRNGDTPCDLARMYNREQVVVWLQGNARGQAGDG, from the exons ATGAAGAAGAGGGGAGGCTGCAGGAATATCTGCTCATCACGTGTGCCCGGGGGCGGGTCCTTTTTTACGAGTATTTACTACGATCCCCCTATTAGTTCAGAGCCCCGGCTGTCAGCCTGTTCATGCCATGCACTAATCACCCTCTGTCCTGCCCCGGACCTCTGCCCAGGACCCCAGCCCAGCATGGCAGAGCCTCTTGCAGACTTGATGTCAACAGCCGCTGCCCGAGGGGACCTGGAGCAACTAGAGGACCTGCTGCAGAGGACGCCCAATGTGGATGCCCTTAACCGATTCGGCAGGACAGCCCTACAG GTAATGAGGCTTGGATGCCCGGCCATTGCCAGCCTTCTTCTGAGAAGAGGAGCCGACCCCAACTTGCAGGACAGCagtggcttctctgtcctccatgacaCGGCCAGGGCTGGCTTTCAGGACACTCTGCAGATCCTTCTGGACTTTCATGCTGATGTCAACCTGCAGGACAAAGATGGCAACATTGCCCTGCACCTGGCAGCCAAGGAGGGTCACCTGCACATGGTTCAGTACTTGGTCCTGCACACTGACACCGTTGTGACCCACAGGAACAGGAATGGAGACACACCCTGTGATTTGGCTAGGATGTACAACAGGGAGCAAGTGGTGGTGTGGCTCCAGGGTAATGCCAGGGGCCAAGCTGGAGATGGGTAG